A genomic region of Metopolophium dirhodum isolate CAU chromosome 1, ASM1992520v1, whole genome shotgun sequence contains the following coding sequences:
- the LOC132937056 gene encoding uncharacterized protein LOC132937056 — protein MNTVRFLTLICIPMVTSVNRFVDEKLHQQSGLYYENRGIVNIATSSWDLSIFIDLKKYNEQWDFIDTLVTKTDQACKNVSQNAVANCNNILFLVQGIARQGKEKKNILYNSIGHHDHLAKRSINLGSLVKFAQTIYGLCDINCIKKFNFGILKLSETEKTNLKLEKEQLKVVKVKNDNETREYYSLQLQLTELKNITVEQQINNFIFRHFTYMNLLLTKYMTEIDILSSIIENAKLGQIHPYLIGTYELLGQFQDIRLSLPIGTDFPYALSIGTVNDIVRLSDIKIYYSNNNIVFIITIPLIYQNNFILYNLIPKLYCQNIINCMYIAPSHKFLAISKNKEHYVAYDEFHYSQCKHARGFLLCPEIQSLHPRNLRPICEVQLLQDPRDVPDTCDIRHVRLQATIFHKLSYRNKWLYATDSEVIIINCENDLEASTHTLEGVGIITINETCKGYATRDLLIPSSSVENNFSDFIPTSVITQQEYQHVSLDLYTMKDENVINNHMNDLNLISKTHKQLQENNKNEHKFIQLQDTQIIQNYVLYIIIIIIISIPIAFVLSKIVKQREVKKKQTTVRAEQTIIRLHQSMENHPPGGDNDVYSNSLSYHRRTSRNTTHDLLSDT, from the coding sequence aCGATTCCTAACTCTTATCTGCATTCCAATGGTAACAAGTGTTAACCGGTTCGTCGACGAAAAATTACACCAACAATCAGGCTTGTATTACGAAAATCGCGGGATCGTAAACATTGCGACGTCTAGCTGGGATTTgtctatatttattgatttaaagaaatataacgAGCAATGGGATTTCATTGACACATTAGTAACAAAAACTGACCAAGCGTGTAAAAACGTAAGTCAAAACGCTGTTGCTAattgtaacaacatattatttttagtacaagGGATTGCCAGACAAgggaaagaaaagaaaaatatactatataattccATAGGTCATCACGATCATTTAGCTAAACGTAGTATAAATTTAGGGAGTTTAGTAAAATTCGCACAAACAATTTACGGGTTATGCgacattaattgtattaagaaatttaattttgggaTATTAAAACTTTCAGAAACTGAAAAAACAAACCTTAAGTTAGAAAAAGAACAACTTAAAGTTGTTAAAGTAAAAAATGACAATGAAACGCGggaatattatagtttacaattGCAATTAACTGAATTAAAGAACATAACGGTAGagcaacaaataaataattttatttttagacattttacgTATATGAACttacttttaacaaaatatatgacaGAAATCGACATATTATCGTCGATCATTGAAAACGCTAAGTTAGGACAGATACATCCGTATTTAATAGGAACATACGAACTACTAGGGCAATTTCAAGACATTAGGCTTTCTTTACCTATCGGGACAGATTTTCCCTACGCATTATCAATCGGAACTGTTAATGATATAGTAAGACTgtcagatattaaaatatactactcTAATAATAACATAGTGTTTATCATAACAATTCCattaatatatcaaaacaattttattttatataacttaataccTAAGCtttattgtcaaaatattataaattgtatgtatattgcaCCTAGTCATAAGTTTTTAGCGATAAGTAAAAATAAGGAACATTATGTAGCATACGACGAATTTCACTATAGTCAATGTAAACATGCTAGGGGTTTCCTTCTTTGTCCAGAAATCCAATCGCTACATCCTAGAAATCTTCGACCGATTTGCGAGGTTCAACTTTTACAAGATCCAAGGGACGTACCAGACACATGCGATATACGACACGTCAGATTACAAGCAACCATTTTTCACAAATTAAGTTATCGTAACAAATGGTTATATGCCACGGATAGCGAAGTCATTATAATTAACTGTGAAAACGATTTAGAAGCGAGCACTCATACGTTAGAGGGGGTAGGAATTATAACAATCAACGAAACATGCAAAGGGTATGCGACTAGGGATTTATTGATACCAAGTAGTAGTGTCGAAAACAATTTTTCGGATTTTATTCCAACATCCGTTATCACTCAACAAGAATACCAACATGTATCACTTGATCTTTATACTATGAAGgacgaaaatgttataaataaccATATGAATGaccttaatttaatttcaaaaacacaTAAACAACTACAAGAGAATAACAAGAACGAACACAAATTTATCCAATTGCAAGACACTCAAATTATACAGAATTATGTGTTATACatcataattatcattatcatatcaATACCAATTGCATTCGTATTAAGCAAGATTGTTAAACAACGGGAAGTGAAGAAAAAACAAACAACCGTGAGAGCTGAACAAACCATAATAAGACTTCACCAGAGCATGGAAAACCATCCACCTGGAGGAGACAACGACGTCTACAGCAACAGCCTCTCCTATCACAGAAGAACATCAAGAAACACAACCCACGACTTGCTATCCGACACTTAA